CGCGACGGCGGTCGATGGCTCGACAGCCGCTGAACCGATTCCGCACGATCACCACTCCCAGACGGCGACCTGCGAGTTCCCGCACGAGACGACCGACGCCACCGGCGCGGCGGTGAACCTCACGTCCGACCCCGACCGGATCGTGACGCTGAACCCGAGCGCCGCCCAGACGATGTGGGAGATCGGTGCCGAAGAGGAGGTCGTCGGCGTCTCCCAGTACGCGAGCTATCTCGACGGCGCGGACGAGAAGGCGAACGTCTCCGGCGCGAGCGGTCCGGACGTCGAGCGCGTGCTCGACGCCGAGCCTGATCTCGTTCTCGTCCCGAACAGTTCCTACGGCGCGTCCGCAGAGCGCGTCGAACAGATCCGCGCGCAGGGCGTCCCGGTCTACGTGTTCGGACAGCCGACGTCGCTGGAGTTCGTCGCCGACAAGACCGAACGGATCGGCCGCCTCACCGGGAACTGCGAGGCCGGGACAGAGCGCGCCGACCAGATCCGCCAGTCAGTGGACAATATGGAACGGGCGCTCGAAGGGACCGAGAAACCCGTCGGACTGAACGTCTTTTACGGGTACACGTCGGGGTCGAACACGTTCATCGGCGATCTGATGCGGACCGGCGGGATCGAGAACGGCGCGGCCGACGCCGGGATTTCGGGCTTCGCGATGATTAACGACGAGGACGTCGTCGAAATCCAGCCGGAGTGGATTCTCGTGCCGACCGGCAGCTCGGTCCCGGAGACCGCCGCCTACGAGAGCACGCCGGCCGTCCAAGAGGACAATATCATCCGCGTGGAGACGAACCTGCTCCAGCAACCCGCGCCGCGCTCGGTGCGGGCAGCAGAGCAGATCCTCGAACAGGTGCACCCCGACGCGTACGAGGAGTACCAATCAATGCAAGAGGCGGAGTCGTCTGCGACGGCCGACGAGTCGGCATCGACGACTGACGCGGAAGCGACATCGACGAGCGACGCGGAGTCGTCGCCGGAGGAATCGCCCGCGACGTCGACTGAGTCGCCCGGATTCGGTGCGGTGGCGACGCTCGCCGGGCTCGCGGCCGTGGCGCTTCTCGCGACGCGCCGATAGGCGACGAACGCCCACGCTCCTCTCGGGACGCGTCGAGGGGTGGCCTCGACGGCGCTCGGACAGCAAGTATCATACCGCCCCCGCGTCCTACGATACCTATGGACGTCACCATCTCGCAGTCACGCGTTGCGGGGCGCGTGCGCTCACCGCCGTCGAAGAGCTACACGCACCGCGCGATCCTCGCGGCGGGCTACGGCGAAGCGGCCGCCGTCACCGACCCGCTCGTGAGCGCCGACACGCGGGCGACGATGCGCGCGGTCGAGGCGTTCGGCGGGGCGGTCGACCGCGCTCCCGACGACTCCCGAATCGACGTGACGGGATTCGGCGGTCGCCCGGACGTTCCGGACGACGTGATCGACTGCGCGAACTCGGGGACGACGACGCGACTCGTCACCGGCTGCGGGGCGCTCGCCGACGGCCTCTGCGTCTTCACCGGCGACG
This DNA window, taken from Halobellus sp. LT62, encodes the following:
- a CDS encoding PGF-CTERM-anchored ABC transporter substrate-binding protein — its product is MQRSALVFVMLLAVAAAGPFVGGVGAATAVDGSTAAEPIPHDHHSQTATCEFPHETTDATGAAVNLTSDPDRIVTLNPSAAQTMWEIGAEEEVVGVSQYASYLDGADEKANVSGASGPDVERVLDAEPDLVLVPNSSYGASAERVEQIRAQGVPVYVFGQPTSLEFVADKTERIGRLTGNCEAGTERADQIRQSVDNMERALEGTEKPVGLNVFYGYTSGSNTFIGDLMRTGGIENGAADAGISGFAMINDEDVVEIQPEWILVPTGSSVPETAAYESTPAVQEDNIIRVETNLLQQPAPRSVRAAEQILEQVHPDAYEEYQSMQEAESSATADESASTTDAEATSTSDAESSPEESPATSTESPGFGAVATLAGLAAVALLATRR